TCGTCCGATCTCTACACAGGCGCGATCCGTCTCCAAAAACTCAGACAAATGTTCTTCCATTGGTGTCGGAACCGCCGCGGCGGTACCGCGTTGAACATCGGCGGCTGCTTCCGCTTCGTTTTCCGCCGGCGACTTCACGCGTCGAGAACCGTACCATAGCGCTCCGGCCAGGATCAGAAATGGAATCATGGGCATTCCGGGAGCCAGCGACAAAAGGCCGAGCAGCCCTGCACCGATCTGCAATGGTTGCTTCTTGGAAAAGAACTGCGACCCGATTTCCGTCCCCAGCCCTTGTTCGTTCGATGATTTCGTCACCAGGATACCGGCCGCCGTGGCAATGATCAGGGCGGGAATTTGTGACACGAGACCATCGCCGACGGTCAAAACCGCATAGACCTTGAGCGCCTGTACGAGCGGCATCCCGTTCATCAGTCCGATAATCACACCGCCGACAAGGTTGATTCCAGTGATCACCATCGCAGCTACGGCATCGCCGCGAACGAATTTACTCGCCCCGTCCATTGCCCCATAGAACTGTGCTTCCTGCAACAGAAAGGCTCGACGGCGTTTCGCTTCAACATCATTGATGGAACCGGCATTCAGATCGGCATCGATGGCCATTTGCTTGCCAGGCATGGCGTCCAGGACGAAGCGCGCCCCCACTTCTGAGATACGCGTCGCACCTTTCGTGATGACCACGAACTGGATGACGACCAGAATCAGGAAAACCACGAGCCCCACGACAAGATTGCCGCCGACTACATAATTCCCGAAGGTTTCGACAATCTTCCCGGCTTCGCCCTGCCCCAGAATCAACCGCGTCGTGGCCACGTTCAGCGACAAACGCCCAAGGGTCAAAAGCAGCAGTGCCGACGGAAATACGGAAAGTTCCAGGGGCTGTTCGACACCGAGAGTCACCAGCAAAAGCAGAATCGTCACGCTCAAGTTGAGTGTCAGAAGAACATCGAGCAGCCCCGTCGGCAATGGGACGATCAACACAACCAATACGGCCATCACCGCAAGCGGAAACAGCAGTTCGCTGCGTTGATTCATACCCAATGGGGCGGGACTTGCCATGACTCGATCACCTCCGAAATGTTAAGCCTTTGTTCCACGCAGGCGGTAGACGTAGGCGAGGACCTCGCTGACGGCTACGAACAGTTCTTGTGGAATTGCTTGCCCAACTTTCACCGTCTTATAAAGTGCTTGTGCGACTGGCTTGCGTTCGACGACCGGAATACCGTGGCGCCGAGCCTTTGACGCGATTTGAAATGCAAACTGATCGTGTCCCTTGGCCACGATGATTGGCGCCGAATCGACTCCGCGTTCGTAACGCAACGCAATCGCCAAGTGGGTTGGATTCGTGATGACCACCGACGCCGTTGGAACGTCTTCGAGCATTCGGCGCTGATTGGCAATTTCTCGTGCACGCTGACGCCGTTTTGCAAGAATCATCGGATCGCCGTCATCTTCTTTTCGTTCTTGCTTCAACTGCTCGCGCGACATGCGCAGCCGGCGTTCATTACGAAACCACTGATATCCATAGTCCGCCCCGCCCAGAACCAGCAGGATGGCCGAGATATCCATCAGCAACTCAAGAGCCAGCGTCCAGGCGACGGAGACGGAACGTCCCAGCCGTCCTTCAGAAAGAGCCGAAATCTGTCCACCACGGTCACTGAGAACCCACCAGGACACCGCACCGATGATGATGATTTTTAGTAACGAAGAACCACCACGGATCAAACCGTCCATCGAGACGATCTTATGCCAATTCAGAAAAGGATTGATGCGATCCCATTTGGGCCCGAGCGACTCGGAATTGAAGTGCAAACCGGCCTGCGCCAGATTCGCCGCAAGGCCAACCATGAACAGTCCACCGATCAGCCATCCGGTGAGCTGCAGACCGCTGCCAAAGACCGACGAAACCATCGACTGGACACTGTCGATGGTCACATCCGTCGGCAATCGCCCCACTTGCAGGAACAGATCATTTGACATTCCGCGAACAAGCGTCAGTCCGATCCACGAGAGGCCCATCGTCCCCGAGAAAAGTAGTAATCCACTAATCAGCTCGTGACTATACGCGAACTGGCCTTCCGCGCGCGCCTCGTCACGGCGACGCTGCGTTGGAAGTTCTGACTTATCGAAATCTTCGTTTTCAGCCATCTGTCACCGTCCAATTAACAGCGACGTAAAGCCACGCATCACACCATTCATGTTGGTTGCCAGATCCGGCCAAAGAACCAAAACGGCGAGCATTCCGACGAGCAATCGAATGGCGTATCCGAACGACATCAGGTTCATCTGTGGCGCGACGCGCGACATCAGGCTCAGGATCAATGATGTCATGAACAGGCAACAAGCGACGGGCGCGGCCAGTGTCAGGCCCCATTCGGTCGCCGAGGCCAATGAACTCAGTTGTGCCGTGATCGGAAGAGCGAGGATTGATCCGCCAATCGGTTGGTCAGCAAACGAGCGATGCAGGGCCGCCAAAAACAGATGGTGAATGTCCTGCGTAAAGAACATTAGGACGCCGAAGATTTCGAAGATCTCACCGAAAATGGTCGTTTGCTGTGGTCGCGTCGGATCGGTGATCGTTCCCATCGTCAGCCCCATTTCCTGAGCGATGTATTCACCAGCAATGCGAAATGGAACAAGAAACAGGCCGAACACATAACCCAGCGCCGCCCCCACAATCACTTCACGTCCGGTCGCCATGGCGAATGCCATCCAGGGCTGTTCGTCCATCTGAGCGGCGACGCGGATGGACATGGCGCCCGATTCGGAAAACCAAAAACAGGTCAATGCGAGTGCCGTGCCGGCCTTAACCAACTGTGGGACGTTCTTCCCACCCAGGTACGGAATTGTCGCGAGAAACGATGAAACGCGGGCCAGAATCAGCCCGAAACTCATCAACCAAATTGTCAGAATGCCGTCCATGGTCGATTCAGATCTCTCAACGATCGCCGGGGGATAGGGTCCCGATAGACCCATCGGGCGAGGACGTTGAAATTGATTGAGCCTTGCGAACTAATGACCTGCCTGAGCCGCGCGAGAAAACATTTGAACGGTGAAATAAATTGACATCTGCATCAGCCAGGGCATCGTGACCACGAATAGCCCAGCCAATGCAAGAATTCGAGGTGCAAAGCTGAGAGTCTGCTCCTGAATGTTGGTCACCGCCTGGAAAATACTGATGATGAAACCGATCACCAGACTGACGACCAGGGCAGGAGTCGTCAGGAGGACAGCGTGATAGAAAAATTCGCGTCCAAGTGTCACGGCATCAAGTTCTGTCATAGCGAAATCCTTGCGGCACAGGGCAATTCTGAGCGATCCATGCGAGACCAAAACATCGTGTGGAGTCAATCGCCTGCTAGCCAAAACTTTGACTGAGCGACAATGAAACCAGGTGCCAGCCATCCGCCAGAACGAACAACAGAATCTTGAACGGCGTTGAAATGATGACCGGAGGCATCATCATCATGCCCATCGACATCAACACCGTGGAAACAACCAGGTCGACCAGCAAGAAGGGGATATAGATACAGAATCCCATGACGAATGCGGTCTTTAGCTCGCTGATAATGAACGCCGGAATCAACACACTGATCGGGGTGTCTTGAGGTGTCTGGATTGGTCCGCTTTTCGACATATGCGCGAACAATGCCAGATCATGTTTTCGCGTCTGTCGCAGCATGAATCCCTTGTGAATCTCGATCCCTCGTCGAATGGCCTCAATCCCAGTCAACTCGCCATTCAGGTACGGCAGCACCGATTTGTCGTTCAACTTGGTCAGCGTCGGTTCCATGATGAAAATCGTCAGGAACAATGACAGACCGATCAGCACGGTGTTCGGCGGAATTTCCTGCGTCGACAGGCCGCGCCGTACGAACGACATCACGATCGCAATTCGGGTGAAGCAGGTCAGACACGACAATGCAGCGGGCAATAGGACCAGGCTTCCCAGAAAAATCGCCATCTGCAGTGGTGGCGACAAGTTCTGCAGCAGGCCCGATTCGGCCAGCCGTTCCGCAACAGTCTCGACATTCGACATCGCTCATTCCTTTCCAGTGGGCCTGAAGAGAACGCGCGTGTCGAACGGTCTTGCAGCGACTGCAACCGGCGGCACTACGGGCGCGGCAGGGATTTCCGCATCCGGAACTTGCTCGCCCAGAACATCTTTGAACGACAGAGGCAGGGCAATCAAGGATTTGAGACCGGTCGCATCTGTGCCCGCTACGAGTTGCGTGTCACCAACGCGCACAAGGTGCAGCATTGCCCGCTGACCGAGCGCCACACTGCCTTCAATGCGAAATGCAGAACTATTCACACCGACGACTTGAAGCCGCTGGAGCCATGGCTTTCCAAACCACAGCGATCCAACGCATAAGGCCAGGACAATCACCGTCCCAATCCCAAGTCGCAGAAGCATTGCCCCCGTATTCGGAGGTTCGGGCCAGTTAGGCGAGTAGGACGCAAGGTCGCCTTTGTTGACGGCCGGATCGTCGTTGCTGTCTGGCAGTTCTTCGACCGGGGGATCGGATTGGGCAATCTGGCGCGAGGCCCGTACCACACTGGGGTCAGCCGCGAACATCTGTTCAAAACACGAAAGGACCAACGTGGTCGCGATGACAACGATGCGAATTCCCGTTGGAAAACGAAACACGAGACACCGCCTTCCCTGGCTGTCGTCGAGGTGAAACGCCGATTGTATTGCGGATAGGATTTTGGACGGGATGGGTTTGTAATGACATTGTCACAACCCTACCAGTGACGATTGTCTTGGTGGGTCGTGGTACAGCCGGTTCGGCTTGAAAGGTTCGTGAGCATCGCCCGCAGGCTGGTCGGCCTGATCGCGGCGAGTTCATCAACTTGTCAGTTCATTTTTTGATGTGACGTTCGCTGCCTCATGACTCCAGAGGGACGGGCACCTTGGCTGACACGATGCCATGGCGTTTTTGAATCTGGGCCGAGCCAGTCCCCGTGATTTCATCAGGTTGTGAGATAGGCACACACGGCGAATAAGAATTCGCCGTGTGAATTTGATGGGATAGGAATGAGGTCTTTTGTCTTATTGCATTTCGCCAATTTGACCGATTCAAGCACCGATGATTTCTGTGATCCGAATGGCGAACTGATCATTGACGACCACAACTTCGCCACGTGCAACTCGTACGTTCTGAACAATCAAATCGACAGGATCGGAAACGAATCGATCGAGTTCCACGACCGACCCAACACCAAGATTCAACATATCTTCCACCGACAAATCCGCTCGCCCCAGCACGGCTTCGGCATCCAATTTCACGGCATACAGGTGATCAAGTGACTTCACCGAAGCCTGTTTTGCTGGTGTGAGATTCGTAAATGTCGGAGCTTTCGCTGCGATATCGGACGTCGTCGCTGGTTTGACATTCGAGGCACTGAGTTCTTGCTCGACTTGTTCCAGTACGGCATCAAGTGATTCGGTCATAGCATTCCTCCTCAAGATCCGACAGACCATTCCATCGGGTTTAGCGCGAAAACTGTCGGATTCCGTTCATTGACCCACTGTGACGCCGGCTTCATGGGCAGTTTCTGCCGATCGATCGCGCCGACCACCTTCCGACGCGATCTCGAACGCCTGACGATTTCCCACCCGTCCAGGCCAACCGAAATAGCGTGGTTTTCCGGCAATCATCGCCTTCAGCGGTTCCGTCGTTTTCTGGTTCAGCAGAACGAGATCGCCGACCTGAAGGCCCGCCAATTGTGGAGCCGTCAACTGCACAGTCCCCAGACGCACGGTGACTTGTGTCGTCATATCTTTGGCAAGCGTTTCCAATTGCTGTCGCTCGGCCGGTGCTTTGAGACTCTCGGATGGACGAATGTTCGCGAATAATTTCGAGAGGAATTCATGCGGAAGAATCCAACTCCACTGCGCGGCTCCGAGCGATGTCGTTATCGTCGAACGACATACGATGAACGGTTCGCGGAACCGAAAGATTCGCGTCCGCCGCAGATTCGGCTCGCGCTCGACTACCTGTAAATCGTTGACCTGGTCCCCTTCCCACGCCTCGTTCATGCAGCTGGTAATGCTCGAGATCACAAATTCGCCAATCGACTGTTCGCCAGGGGTCAGGTCTCGTTCCTGAGGCCATTCCACGAGCTGCTCACCCAGCAATCCGCCAATCAGAACTTGAGCGAGTGGACCGGGGAGGGCGATCACCGACATCGCAGAGACATCGGGCAGGCTCACACGATAGCTGACCGTCTTTTCGGGCCAGCTTTGAAGCGCATCAAACGGCCAGGCCGTGGCGCAATCTTCCAGCCGGATCTGCACGCCGGGCGAATACGCCGCGATCACCTCGGCCAGCATCAAATTCGCCCGCGTAAGCCACTGGACGAGTTTCTGACGGGTGACCGGATGAAGTGTCGGAGGGCGTGAAAAATCGTGCGGTTGGATCGTCATTCGACGCGAAATTCTTCAAAAAGGATGTCATTCACTCGTTCGTGACCATCTTTGAATAGCAGCGAGTTGAAGTTGTCTTGAATCTCACGGCGTAACCGATTGACCCCGACTTTGCCGCGAATATCCTCGATCGATTTATCCGCCAGATGACTCGTAAGCCAGGTTCTCAACACCGGCCGCTTGGCATCGAGAGCATCTTTGACTTCATCCTCGAACTTTCCGTCGGTTTGTACGGAAATATCGAGGCTCAAGAACTTGGTCAGATTGCTCTCATTCAAGTTCACGACGATCTGGCCGAACGGCAGGAAACAAGGTCCGACCTTGATCACCTTCTTCACTTCCTTGCCGTGTCCACCGTGATCCCCGCCATGTGCATCGGCTTTCTTCGGAGCTTCCGCTGGTGCCTCATGCCCACTTGCAGCGGCCTCGTGGCCGTGGCCTGAATCGTGCGCCGCAGTGTCGTTTTTGGCACCGGTCGCCTCGTGTCCGCCGCTCATCATGGTTGGAAGCACGATGCCCGCTGCAGCAGACGTTAAGCCCACGCCGCCCAACAGAAGGATTTTCTTCAAGTCCATGATTGCCACCTTTAATTTGCGGGCCGACGGTATCAAACGTCCACCATCGGCGCAATGCGCCCGCAGCCTCTTATGGATCACATCGGCCCTGGCAAGTTAAACCTTGAGGGATTCGAAGGATTTCCCGAAAAGACCATGCGAATGCATTAGGCGGTCTGGACGCCCAAGCAAAACCTCACATCGACGATCCTTCCGTTCGGTGTTCGCGTCAACAGTTGCGGTGTTTCACCATGCGTTGCCGGGATGAATGCCTTGCTGCAACAAGAACGGCGCGATTGAAATTGATCTTCAAGAGATTCTCATCAAATTAACGATCGCCGATGGATCAATTGATCTTGATCAAAGTATTTCAGGTGCCTAGTATCCCGACCTCTCTCCCTCAACAAATCGAATTTCATCTCCCCTGCCAGGCCATTCCCCGTGGATATCCTTCGCTCGCAAAGAGTCTGCGCGCAGCGAGCGTTTCGAGTTTTGCTCGGAACGTTCCTCTTCGGACTCACCATACACATTTCTGGTCAAGTGTTGGTTCAGGCCGCCGACGGCGATCGGTACCAATCCTATGAAGTCAAACACAAGTCGGTGACCGAAGCGGAATCCGTTCTCACCGAGATGCTGGACGGATTTGAAGACTCCATCGACATCGTGGCCGATGCCAAATCCAATCGGCTTCTCGTCAGCGGACCAGAGAAGGCGCATCGAATTATCGCCAAGGTCCTGCGCAGCATTGATGTACCAACTTCGACCGAGACATCGACGACATCCGAACCGATTGTCAAATCGTATGCCTGTTCGAAGACGAATTTGAACGGAATTGTGGCGAAGTTGCGCGAGCGATATTCCGAACAGGATGGCGTTCGTATCGCGGGTTACTCCGCAGGTGAACGATTGTTGATTCTGGCGCCGCCTGAAGTCCATGACGAGATTCGAAGCATCTTCGCCGACGAGGAGGAAGAGACCGAAGCGGATCGCCCTGCACCTCGCACGTCGCGACCTTTGGCCACCACACAACGCGACGCCACAGCAATTCGTCGCGAATCGACTGAGCCCCGCCGAAAGACTGCCGTCGCCCAGACTGACAAACGGATCAAGCAGATTTCTGTCCCGGTCGCACAGACGGCTCAAGAAACGGAAGAACGATTTATCGGACTCACCCGCGTCAATACCGACGCTGTTGTCCCATTCCTCAAGAAAACCGTAGGACTGCAACTCGACGCTGTCGGATCGAGCCGAACGGCCTATCGCCTGACGACGACACAAGGCTTGGTACTCGAACTGTCGCTCGACCGAAAACGTCGAGGTGTGCTTCTGACCGGCGATCCAGAACTCTGCAATCAAATGGCACTCGTTCTCGAGAGTCTGGACGAACCGAACACCACAGGCGGCGACACAACAACCGTGTTGCCGCTGCACGGAGTCGATCCTGTCAAAGTTCAAGACGTGCAAAGTGCGTTGCGTGTCGAGCCGAAACGAGTGGCACCCACGCGTGAAAAGTCAAAATCCGCTCGCCTCAAAGGTCAACAGTCGGCAGTGCGACAGGCCAACATCAGCGGAGGTGACGATGAACTGAGCACAATCCGACTGGCGGGAAATCAGGAATCCGCACCGCAACAAAACAATGCGGGCGTTGACGAAGTTGAGATGGCTGACGAGGTTCAGGGGCTCGACCAGCAGTTGCGTCGCTTCGGTCCCGAGCTGGAAGTGGAAGTCCTGCCTGATCTCGACGTCATCATCATTCGCGGGAACAAGAATGACGTCCGCGAAATGACGCGAATCCTGAAAGAACTGGAACGCTTGAGTGTTGAGACCGAACCCACGGTCGAGGTCTATCCACTTCAACATGTTCGTGGCGACTCGCTGGCGATACTGATTGAGAAAGTGAATACGGATCTTACCGGAGGACTGCGTGGACGCGTCACGGTCACGCCATTGATCAAGCCTAATGCGCTCTTGATCATCGGCTGGGGTGATACCGTCGAATCGGTTCGAGAGCTAATTGCGAAGCTTGATCAGCCAATTCCCAAAGAGGCCCAATTCCAGATCTTCCGACTAAAGCATGCGGACGCACAATCCGCACGCACAACGGTGCAAGAGTTCTTTACGGCGCGCAACACACCTGGGGCAGGCACCGGTGCGGTGGCGGGTGCGGGCCTTGCACCACGAGTTCAAGTGACCGCCGATTCGCGAACGAATTCTCTGATTATCCAGGCCGCGCCGCGTGATCTGGCAGAAGTGACGTCCCTGATCGAGCAACTGGATGTCGCCGGTGGCGAAGTCGTTCATCAAGCACGCATCTTCAAACTCAAGAATACGCTGGCGGCCGATTTGGCACCGCTGCTTCAATCGGCGATTGATGGATCTCGTGGGGGAACCGGCAACGCGAACGCACAAAAAGCATCGATGTTGGAATTCATGGCGATCGACAAAGAGGGGAATCAAATCCTCAAGCAGGCGGTCCTGACCGACGTCAAGGTGACGCCTGATCCACACACAAATTCGTTGCTCGTATCAGCATCGCCCGAGAGTATGGAACTGATCGCTGCGTTGATTAAACGGCTGGACGATACCGTCAGCGAGGGCGCTCAAATCAAGGTGTTTCGCGTTTACAACGGCGATGCCACCAGTCTGGTGGGAATGCTTCGGTCATTGCTGCCACCGCCAAACGCATCACCGACTTCTCCACAGCTCGCCAATTCACGTGACGAAACGTCGTTGATCCCCGTCCGGTTCTCTGTGGACTTGCGGACCAACAGCATCATTGCAACCGGCGCCGCTGGTGATCTCCGGATCATCGAAGCCTTGCTGTTGCGACTCGATCAGCGCGATGTTGAGCAGCGTAAGAATCAGGTCTATCGCCTGAAGAATGCTCCCGCGGCCGCAGTTGCCAAAAGCGTGAATGACTTCCTGAGAAGCGAACGAACCGTTCAGCAGGCCGCTCCGGGCGCGATCAGTCCATTCCAGCAAATTGAAAGCGAAGTCGTTGTCGTCCCTGAACCTGTCAGCAATTCGTTGATCATCAGTGCCACCCCCCGTTTCTTCGACGAGATCGAGAAACTGGTGGTGAAGCTGGATGCGGAACCGCCTCAGGTCATGATTCAGGTCATGATCGCTCAGGTGTCGCTCAACAATACGAACGAGTTCGGTGTCGAGCTGGGAATCCAAGACTCCGTCCTGTTTGATCGCAGTCTGCTGGGAAATCTGGTGACGACGGCCAGTTCGACGTCCGCCTCGACCCCTTCTGGAATTCTGACTCAAAACACGCAGAACGTTTTGGGTGCGACGAACACGCCAGGTTTTAATTTCAATGGATCGCCACTTGGTAACAGCGGTGCACCAGGTGCGCTCGCGGGTTCCAACACCGTTGGCGGACAAGCCGTTTCCAACTTTGGCGTTGGAAGCAGTAATCAGACACTCGGATACGGAGGGCTCGTTCTTTCCGCAAGCAGCGAAAATGTCAGCGTGTTGATTCGGGCGCTCAGGCAATCCAATCGCTTGGAAGTTCTTAGCCGTCCTCAAATCCGAACGCTCGACAATCAGCCCGCTTTCATCCAGATCGGTCAGAAAGTGCCGCGCCTTGTGAGCGTCTCTGTGACGCAGGTTGGGTCGGTCAACGGCGTCACACTGGAAAACGTGGGATTGATCCTGGGGGTCACGCCGCGAATCAGTCCCGAGGGAATGGTGGTCATGGAAGTCGATGCCGAAAAATCGGAAGTCGACGTCACCGACCAGGGGATTCCCGTCTCTGTGTCTGCCAGCGGCGCGGTGATCCGCTCGCCATTGTTTAACGTCACGACGGCGTCAACCACGGTCAGTGCGCTCAGTGGAGAAACGATTATCATCGGCGGGCTCATCACCAAGAGTAACAATGACACGCGCCGCCGCGTTCCCGTGCTGTCCGATATTCCGATCCTCGGGAACCTGTTCCGCTATGACAGTGTCATCGCACAGCGTTCTGAGCTCTTGATCATCCTCACGCCGCATGTCATTCGCAGTCCCGAAGAATCTGCGAGGATTAAACGAGCCGAAGTGGCTCGCATGCACTGGTGTGCCGGTGACGTGGTCGACGTCTATGGTCCAGGGATCATCGACGAAGAACCCATTGGGCCGTTCGGTGACAACGAAGTGCCTGTCATCTATCCGGATGTCAACCCGCGCGGTTCACTCCATCCACCCGAGATTCCTCCACAACCACAACCGCCGCAACCCATCGAATCACTTCGCGGGCAGGTTGGTGGAAAAGCCGATGACGCAGCGGCAACGAAGAACAAGCAAATGGCGAAGTTACCGATCTTCTCCGCCAAAAAACGGAAATGATCCCGGCTCTTGCGAAACATGAAAACGCCTCATGAATCCATTGAATGAAATGCGAATGACACGATTCGAATCCAGGTGGACCCGACGTTGTTTCCTCGCCGCGCGCGACGAACAGACGAGTCCACGCATCCAGCGCGCGTCGTGTGGCCGAACGGTGGCCGCCACCCTCGCGATTTGCTTAACGCTGATTTGCGGTTGTACCGTCTTCGATATGAATCAGAGGATTCCCTGGATGAATCCCGACGCGGTCGAGAAAGAACCGACACATTTGACGGCCCTTTGGACTCACACCGTATTGAATCAGCCTGGCAAGAAAGGAATTCGCGGATTCGGTGGGCGACTCATGTTTCACGGCAAGGAAGCGAACAATAAACCGGTTCTTGTCGATGGCACGCTGACGGTCTATGCATTCGATGAAACCGAGCGATCGAGCACCGTCCCTGAACGCAAATTCGTCTTCACCCCAGAACAATTCGCCAAGCACCACAGTGTCTCAAAGCTGGGCCATTCGTACAGTGTCTGGCTGCCTTGGGACGAAGTCGGCGGCGAACCGCGGCGAATTAATCTTGTCGCTCGTTTCGAACCAGCGGGCGGTGCCATGATTTTGTCAGAGAATGCACTTCAGTATTTGCCGGGAATCGCTCCAGATAACTATGACGAACCTTCGTCATCACCGAAGGACGAGAAAGCCCCATCCGAAATTCAGCAGGCTGGCTATCAACAATCGTCCTGGAAAGTCCAGGAACGGACCCTGCCAACACGATTGAATCAGACCACGGATACGATTGACCTGCCGCCAAGCTTCAGTCGACGACTTGGAAATGACATCGACAACTCGGCATCAAAGCCGAATAACCCTACCGACGACGCGACCATCGCACCGGGATTGCTGCCGGATGCTGCCGAGGCCGCATCGAACGGGAAATCCGCAGACGCGAGCAGCGAAAAGGCCCCCAAGTCGGTGGCGGAAGCGCTGAAAGAACGTAAGGAAGAGCAGTCGATCTCGTCACAGCAGGCGCTTATGGAGCGGAAGAAAGAACTTTCAGATCATTTTCAACGGCGAAGATCCCAGGTTCAAAGAGAACCATCTGGCCAATCAAGGCTTTCTCGTCCTCCGTTCCGACGAGACCCTCAAGACGAACTGTCGAGCCGTCTACAAATGTCGTCACCTGAACAGGTCGACCTCCGACAGCCAAACGATTGATTTGCGACTGTAGATTGGCGTTGATCGCGTCCACAGGTCGGGGCACGTACTGAAACGCCACGTCCAACTTCGGCTCGTACATCCGCGATCGATTCAGCGGTGGGCGAGGGGGATTTAACAGATTTTCGGGCACGCGCCGCTCAACAACTTCGAGAGCCGCAGGCAAATTCCCGACCAGTTTCGAAGCCTGAACATTTCCGACTGCCCGATTCCCGCTACCATCGCTACCAACAAAATCACTCGTGGAACGGCTGTCTCGCATAAATCGATACCCGCTTCCTCCGCCACTTCCACTCGTCGAGGTTGCTCCGCCGCCGACTCCCGGTGCGCCTGTCAGCCCCCCGAAGTTGCCACCTCCCGGATTGTTTTGCGGCTGAAGTGACGAACCGCCGAAGTTGCGCGATCCAAACATCTGCGCGAAGGAATCATGCGCGCCGAAGCTGATAAAGCCCACCGCAACGATCACCATACCCGTCGATCGTAGCATTCCCAACTCCCTTGTAAGCGAAGCTTTGCGGATTACGCCAAGCATAACGACTGCACCGATTGGGTAACGCAGGTTGCAATGCGCACGCGCAAACCCTTCCGGCTGCCGATGACAATCTTAAGTCACGTTGTTGCTCGCGGAAAGATCCCGAGACCCAAAGGTGATTCGGACCGTCGCCCATACGACCTTAACTGGACGTTCCGAATCTCGCCCCGATCTCGTGATTTCCGTGAAAAGTGTGAAGATAGTTGAACTGTACCTCATCGCCTTCAATGAAAGATCGAGCGAACGGCGCAATCCAGTAAATGGGTCGCAAGGGACATGAAATTATATGTCGATTTGACCAATGGCCCACCCGGTCCATTAGAATGATCGTCAATGCCCGCCGGCGGACAGACTTCTGTCCGCCAACGCCCTTGCCAGAACACGAGATTTTGTCCAGTTGTTCCAACCCAATCGAACAGCCCAGCAAACTTCTCATCCCGCCTGATTGTGCTTTCCGCAGATGGAGATCTGATCTTGGACCACCACAAATCCATCACCGTTTTTTCGCGAATCGTCGCGTTCGCGTTATTTGCGGGGATCCTTGCTTTCGGTCCCGTTTCGTCATTTGGACAGGATGGCACCGAACCGTCGATCGAATCCAGCTTCGTCCGCCTGGCTGATCCAAAGATTGCCGAAGCTCTTAAGTTGACAGACGAACAGAGGGGTAAGGTCGCCGGTTTGATCACCGCGCGGGCCGAAGCGATCGGAAAGGCGGCCCCCGCAGACCGTCCCCAAGTCATCGCAC
This genomic interval from Schlesneria paludicola DSM 18645 contains the following:
- a CDS encoding EscU/YscU/HrcU family type III secretion system export apparatus switch protein, with product MAENEDFDKSELPTQRRRDEARAEGQFAYSHELISGLLLFSGTMGLSWIGLTLVRGMSNDLFLQVGRLPTDVTIDSVQSMVSSVFGSGLQLTGWLIGGLFMVGLAANLAQAGLHFNSESLGPKWDRINPFLNWHKIVSMDGLIRGGSSLLKIIIIGAVSWWVLSDRGGQISALSEGRLGRSVSVAWTLALELLMDISAILLVLGGADYGYQWFRNERRLRMSREQLKQERKEDDGDPMILAKRRQRAREIANQRRMLEDVPTASVVITNPTHLAIALRYERGVDSAPIIVAKGHDQFAFQIASKARRHGIPVVERKPVAQALYKTVKVGQAIPQELFVAVSEVLAYVYRLRGTKA
- a CDS encoding flagellar biosynthesis protein FlhA, translated to MASPAPLGMNQRSELLFPLAVMAVLVVLIVPLPTGLLDVLLTLNLSVTILLLLVTLGVEQPLELSVFPSALLLLTLGRLSLNVATTRLILGQGEAGKIVETFGNYVVGGNLVVGLVVFLILVVIQFVVITKGATRISEVGARFVLDAMPGKQMAIDADLNAGSINDVEAKRRRAFLLQEAQFYGAMDGASKFVRGDAVAAMVITGINLVGGVIIGLMNGMPLVQALKVYAVLTVGDGLVSQIPALIIATAAGILVTKSSNEQGLGTEIGSQFFSKKQPLQIGAGLLGLLSLAPGMPMIPFLILAGALWYGSRRVKSPAENEAEAAADVQRGTAAAVPTPMEEHLSEFLETDRACVEIGRHLIPLVDPKRDLGLLQRIATVRKDLAKRCGLWIPLVRIRDNGQLRDDEYRILVGGQEVGRGSIQIGQVLAIHPEGAPIPLNGREAKDPTFGLPAKWIAEIDRTQAEIRGCTVVDAPGVLVTHLREALKRHAGDLLSREDLSKLIAKARETSSAVVDELIPNMLSMGAVHRVLSLLLQERVPITNLTRILESLAHHAPTVKDPEELAERARSYLARAICEPFIDPQNRIHALIFEPALELELRRSQQDKKMAIPPDAFEALIVRLAKALRTAGQKGVEVALLVDSQLRRPLKNLLLRGLPDLTVVAFTDVPNDVLLEAEYIIKRDEVYKPRVPGDAVVEAANGARAA
- the fliP gene encoding flagellar type III secretion system pore protein FliP (The bacterial flagellar biogenesis protein FliP forms a type III secretion system (T3SS)-type pore required for flagellar assembly.); translated protein: MSNVETVAERLAESGLLQNLSPPLQMAIFLGSLVLLPAALSCLTCFTRIAIVMSFVRRGLSTQEIPPNTVLIGLSLFLTIFIMEPTLTKLNDKSVLPYLNGELTGIEAIRRGIEIHKGFMLRQTRKHDLALFAHMSKSGPIQTPQDTPISVLIPAFIISELKTAFVMGFCIYIPFLLVDLVVSTVLMSMGMMMMPPVIISTPFKILLFVLADGWHLVSLSLSQSFG
- a CDS encoding flagellar biosynthetic protein FliQ, which gives rise to MTELDAVTLGREFFYHAVLLTTPALVVSLVIGFIISIFQAVTNIQEQTLSFAPRILALAGLFVVTMPWLMQMSIYFTVQMFSRAAQAGH
- a CDS encoding flagellar biosynthetic protein FliR, which codes for MSFGLILARVSSFLATIPYLGGKNVPQLVKAGTALALTCFWFSESGAMSIRVAAQMDEQPWMAFAMATGREVIVGAALGYVFGLFLVPFRIAGEYIAQEMGLTMGTITDPTRPQQTTIFGEIFEIFGVLMFFTQDIHHLFLAALHRSFADQPIGGSILALPITAQLSSLASATEWGLTLAAPVACCLFMTSLILSLMSRVAPQMNLMSFGYAIRLLVGMLAVLVLWPDLATNMNGVMRGFTSLLIGR
- a CDS encoding FliO/MopB family protein, producing MFRFPTGIRIVVIATTLVLSCFEQMFAADPSVVRASRQIAQSDPPVEELPDSNDDPAVNKGDLASYSPNWPEPPNTGAMLLRLGIGTVIVLALCVGSLWFGKPWLQRLQVVGVNSSAFRIEGSVALGQRAMLHLVRVGDTQLVAGTDATGLKSLIALPLSFKDVLGEQVPDAEIPAAPVVPPVAVAARPFDTRVLFRPTGKE